The following proteins are co-located in the Bubalus bubalis isolate 160015118507 breed Murrah chromosome 21, NDDB_SH_1, whole genome shotgun sequence genome:
- the CXCR6 gene encoding C-X-C chemokine receptor type 6 → MAEYNYEDLGFFNGSNDSSQGHQDFLRFSKLFLPCMYVVVFTCGLVGNSLVLVIYIFYQKLKSLTDVFLMNLPLADLVFVCTLPFWAYAGIHEWVFGNVMCKALLGIYTLNFYTSMLVLTCITMDRFVAVVRATKAYNQQAKRMAWGKAICSSIWVVSLLVSLPQIIYGNVLYHDKPFCGYHEAISTMVLAIQMTLGFFLPLLAMIVCYSVIIKTLLQARGFRKHKSLKIIFLVVAVFLLTQTPFNLVKLIRSTSWEYHTMTSFDYAIMVTEAIAYLRACLNPVLYAFVGLKFRKNFWKLVKDAGCLPYLGVSGQHMCSEDTSRSASASHNVEATSMFHL, encoded by the coding sequence ATGGCCGAGTATAACTACGAAGACCTCGGGTTCTTCAATGGTTCCAACGACAGCAGCCAGGGGCACCAAGACTTCCTGCGGTTCAGCAAGCTCTTCCTGCCGTGCATGTACGTGGTGGTGTTCACCTGTGGCCTGGTGGGAAACTCCTTGGTGCTGGTCATCTACATCTTCTACCAGAAGCTGAAGAGCCTGACAGACGTGTTCCTGATGAACCTGCCCCTGGCTGATCTGGTGTTCGTCTGCACTCTGCCCTTCTGGGCCTACGCAGGCATCCACGAGTGGGTCTTTGGCAACGTCATGTGCAAAGCCCTGCTGGGCATCTACACGCTGAACTTCTACACGTCCATGCTCGTCCTCACCTGCATCACCATGGACCGCTTCGTCGCGGTGGTGCGGGCCACCAAGGCCTACAACCAGCAGGCCAAGCGCATGGCCTGGGGTAAGGCCATCTGCTCGTCCATCTGGGTGGTTTCCCTGCTGGTTTCCTTGCCGCAGATCATCTATGGCAATGTCCTTTACCACGACAAGCCCTTCTGCGGTTATCACGAGGCGATTTCCACCATGGTGCTGGCCATCCAGATGACCCTGGGGTTCTTCCTGCCACTGCTTGCCATGATTGTCTGCTACTCAGTCATCATCAAGACCCTGCTTCAGGCTCGAGGCTTCCGGAAGCACAAGTCTCTGAAGATCATCTTCCTGGTGGTGGCGGTATTCCTGCTGACCCAGACGCCCTTCAACCTCGTGAAGCTCATCCGCAGCACGAGCTGGGAGTACCACACCATGACCAGCTTCGACTACGCCATTATGGTGACAGAGGCCATTGCCTACCTGCGTGCCTGCCTTAATCCTGTGCTCTATGCCTTTGTTGGCCTCAAGTTTCGGAAGAATTTCTGGAAGCTCGTGAAAGACGCAGGCTGCCTCCCTTACCTGGGTGTCTCAGGCCAACACATGTGTTCGGAGGACACTTCCAGGAGTGCTTCAGCGTCTCACAACGTGGAGGCCACCAGCATGTTCCACCTGTAG